From Plasmodium yoelii strain 17X genome assembly, chromosome: 11, a single genomic window includes:
- a CDS encoding Fe-S assembly protein IscX, putative, with translation MNKGIVNKIMHFSLNRSNVFIKQNYSIYRNITHHKTKICTDLFNLTNYSNKRYFNDNSDNDLTIDWEHSEDIADLLFEEYKNVDPLTLRFEELENMIIDTVVNKNQKKLSGRCNEGILENIQMDWLERYNDENA, from the coding sequence ATGAACAAAGGAATAGTAAACAAGATTATGCATTTCTCTTTGAATAGATCTAATGTTTTTATAAAGCAAAATTATTCCATATATAGGAATATTACACATCACAAAACAAAAATTTGTACAGATTTGTTCAATTTGACaaattatagtaataaaagGTACTTCAATGATAATAGTGATAATGATCTAACTATAGACTGGGAACATTCAGAGGACATAGCAGATTTGCTTTTTGAAGAATACAAAAATGTAGATCCATTAACATTAAGATTTGAAGAATTagaaaatatgataatagATACTGtagtaaataaaaatcaaaaaaagcTAAGTGGAAGATGTAATGAAGgtattttagaaaatataCAGATGGATTGGTTAGAGAGATATAATGACGAAAATGCATAG
- a CDS encoding protein transport protein Sec24A, putative — MQPHDSNRGLNNFNNSSNTNSSNNALNYSNQNNMNMPIASPFSYSGNTTNNINRGAGNVPPMGNNNDNAGYNTVKGNPNYYSGQSYYNSQNPVQHGAYAANSNNLNEGMYGREPPNSNPYLNNQGQYMGAQNAYMPMSANIPNNNASAFNDVGNNLRYDANKPINSVQPIVNDTYQEFLQFNAFSHFVKSSVNYMPANATLKQKTHVPLGFTIQPLAPIPDGYPELASVNFGNSTVVRCKKCRTYINPFARFEAGGKKWNCNMCYNINETPQFYFVPLDEKGKRKDLFQRPELCTGSVEFIAPSDYMIRPPQPPVYLFLIDVTVTSINSGLLDVVCNTIKKLLPKNNDDNATNANSNNKKVFDSRTLIGIITFDSTIHFYNLNSNLKQTQMMVVSDIQDIFIPLPENILVNVHECQNVIDNLLDNLPNMWRNNKMSDCCAGNALKAAVMLIKKVGGKILFFLSSVPNIGDLTVSVNREAKDKGSSYKKIYNSGSSNNSNSDLKLREVEMLNPANNEYGEFAQSITQFQIAVDLFACPLYNIDLASIYPLIKNSGGSLYYYPQFNVHQYSDKLREELLFALTTETAWESVMRIRISRGWKITNWYGNFQFRGVDLLALPNCHSSQTFSIVVDLEENVVQDSVVYVQSALLYTNSNGERRIRLHTYALPITQNIKTITDSINPQVVVSLLSHQAIEVIKKGKIADGRNLIQTLCSQVLSTQLSSSENSRLLPIYILGMLKSVAFRDSGDVPPDMRIYQWSRVENIPIESIEAYFYPRMFSLHNLEKHHGNYDENNNFIFPATLNLTCENMTQDGCYLVEDGENMVMWIGRSINPQWIYSVFGVQSLDQLNSEYAENHIGSSDNPSGLQVLNIINALRKARTPSYMKLMVVKQGDPLEYKFFSYLIEDRSQHMMISLKEFLAKFYPKYPQFTPSLSNPHAATFDR, encoded by the exons atgcagCCGCATGATAGCAATCGAgggttaaataattttaataatagtaGTAATACTAATAGTAGCAACAATGCATTAAATTACAGCAATCAAAACAATATGAATATGCCAATTGCTAGTCCGTTTTCATATAGCGGTAACActactaataatattaatagagGTGCTGGAAATGTACCACCTATgggtaataataatgataatgcgGGTTATAATACTGTAAAAGGAAATCCAAATTATTACAGCGGGCAAAGTTACTATAATTCGCAAAATCCAGTGCAACATGGCGCATATGCAgcaaattcaaataatttaaatgaagGCATGTATGGTAGGGAACCCCCCAATTCTAATCcttatttaaataatcaaGGTCAATACATGGGGGCACAAAATGCATATATGCCAATGTCAGCTAATATTCCCAATAATAATGCTAGCGCATTCAATGATGTAGGAAACAATTTAAGATATGATGCGAATAAACCTATAAATAGCGTGCAACCCATAGTAAATGATACATATCAAgaatttttacaatttaatGCTTTTTCTCATTTTGTAAAAAGTTCAGTAAACTATATGCCAGCCAATGCAacattaaaacaaaagacACACGTTCCATTAGGTTTTACTATACAACCATTAGCACCAATACCTGATGGATACCCAGAATTAGCGTCAGTAAATTTTGGAAACTCGACTGTTGTTCGATGCAAAAAATGTAGGACATATATAAATCCATTTGCTCGATTTGAAGCGGGAGGGAAAAAATGGAATTGTAATATgtgttataatataaatgaaacaccacaattttattttgtgcCATTAGATGAAAAAGGCAAGCGAAAAGATTTATTTCAAAGACCAGAATTATGTACAGGAAGTGTTGAATTTATTGCACCAAGTGATTATATGATACGACCACCACAGCCAcctgtatatttatttttaatagaCGTAACAGTAACATCAATAAATTCTGGACTATTAGATGTTGTTTGTaatacaattaaaaaattactaccaaaaaataatgatgataatgctACTAATgcaaatagtaataataaaaaagttttTGATTCTCGTACTTTAATTGGTATTATAACATTTGATTCAACTATAcacttttataatttaaattcgAATTTAAAACAAACTCAAATGATGGTAGTGTCAGATATACAAGATATTTTTATCCCATTAcctgaaaatattttagtaaATGTGCATGAATGCCAAAATGTAATTGATAATTTATTAGACAACTTACCAAACATGTGGAGGAATAATAAGATGAGCGATTGCTGTGCAGGAAATGCATTAAAAGCAGCAGTTATgcttataaaaaaagtaggaggtaaaatattattttttctttcatcCGTACCAAATATAGGTGACTTAACAGTTAGTGTAAATAGAGAAGCCAAAGATAAAGGTAgcagttataaaaaaatatataattctgGTAGTTCAAATAATAGTAATTCAGATTTGAAATTACGAGAAGTAGAAATGTTAAACCCAGCTAATAATGAATATGGAGAATTTGCACAAAGTATAACACAATTCCAAATAGCTGTTGATTTATTTGCATGtccattatataatatagatttAGCTAGTATATACccattaataaaaaattcagGAGGttctttatattattaccCACAATTTAATGTACATCAATATAGTGATAAATTAAGAGAAGAGTTGTTATTCGCATTGACAACTGAAACAGCATGGGAATCTGTAATGAGAATAAGAATAAGTCGAGGCTGGAAAATTACTAATTGGTATGGAAATTTTCAATTTAGGGGCGTAGATTTATTAGCATTACCTAATTGTCATTCGAGTCAAACCTTTAGTATTGTTGTAGATTTAGAAGAAAATGTAGTACAAGATTCAGTAGTATATGTACAATcagcattattatatacaaattctAATGGGGAAAGAAGAATACGATTACACACATATGCATTACCGATAACTCAAAACATTAAAACAATTACGGATTCAATTAATCCACAAGTTGTTGTGTCATTATTATCACACCAAGCTATagaagtaataaaaaaaggaaaaatagcTGACGGTAGAAATTTAATACAAACCTTATGCTCCCAAGTATTATCTACGCAATTATCATCATCAGAAAACTCACGATTATtacctatatatattttaggtATGCTAAAATCTGTTGCATTTAGAGATAGTGGAGATGTACCACCTGATATGAGAATATATCAATGGTCACGAGTAGAAAATATCCCAATCGAATCAATTGAAGCATACTTCTATCCAAGAATGTTTAGTTTGCATAATCTCGAAAAACACCATGGAaattatgatgaaaataataattttatatttcctGCAACTCTTAATTTAACATGCGAAAATATGACCCAGGATGGGTGTTATTTGGTGGAGGATGGCGAAAACATGGTCATGTGGATAGGAAG aAGCATAAATCCTCAATGGATATATTCAGTTTTTGGTGTTCAATCACTTGACCAATTAAACTCGGAGTACGCAGAAAACCATATAG gATCATCTGATAACCCTTCTGGCTTACaagttttaaatataataaatgcaTTAAGAAAGGCTAGAACACCATCTTACATGAAATTAATGGTGGTAAAGCAAGGAGACCCATTGGAATACAA ATTTTTCTCATACTTAATAGAAGACCGATCTCAGCACATGATGATCTCTTTAAAAGAATTCTTAGCAAAATTTT ATCCAAAGTATCCGCAGTTTACCCCTTCGTTGAGCAACCCACATGCTGCAACATTCGACCGTTAA
- a CDS encoding actin-depolymerizing factor 2, producing MVSGVNVSDECIYEFNRLKVKHLHKYIIYKIENLEQIVVDILEHDMELTSLDNIIMRIKNNLKNTECRYIIADMPIPTPEGVLRDRIYFIFWSPGLSKPKEKMLYAASKESLVRKINGIFKSLEITCDIDEFEEELKAIILNT from the exons ATGGTTTCAGGAGTTAATGTATCCGACGAATGTATTTACGAGTTTAACAGATTGAAAGTCAAGCATTtgcacaaatatattatttataaaatagaaaatttGGAGCAAATTGTTGTAGATATACTAGAACATGATATGGAATTGACATCATTAGACAATATTATAATGcgcattaaaaacaatttaaagAACACAGAGTGTAGATATATCATTGCag ATATGCCTATCCCAACTCCTGAAGGAGTATTGAGAGacagaatatattttattttttggtcACCAGGTTTATCGAAACCAAAAGAAAAAATGCTATATGCTGCATCTAAAGAATCATTAGTTAGAAAAATTAATGGAATTTTTAAAAGTTTAGAAATTACTTGTGATATAGATGAATTTGAAGAAGAACTTAAGGCTATTATTTTAAACACATAA